Sequence from the Tripterygium wilfordii isolate XIE 37 chromosome 10, ASM1340144v1, whole genome shotgun sequence genome:
CATTTTTCTCTATTCAGATGATGTCGTTGAGGTAGAATGCTTCCAGGGTTCTGGTAGTGACCCTGGACAAAGAAAACCTCTCTGCAACGCTGTCTCTGATGCTGATGGGTTGTTCTCTTTTAAGTCTATACCTTGTGGTAAACTGGTAATTCTCTTTTGGATGTCTGATTGCTCTAGATGTTGCTTATATCTGTCTGTATATTTGTGAAGATCTTCCATTATGTTGGAGTTCTGTTTGAaccattttgattttgatcCTTTTACTTGGATAAGAACAGACAATTTTTCAACTGGAGTATGAGCGAGACTTGATTTGAACAAGCTCATGGTTGATTATGCCACTAAGATCTGTTTCTCCTGCACTTCTCTGTTATTGTCCTTGTGCTGATTATCAAAAGTTGGCTGAGAtagatctattttgatggcaCTAAGGAGCAGGTTCGCTCTGCTTAAAATATTAGAGTTGATTTATATTTCTAACTAAATTGAATTTGGCAGTACTTGCTGTCTAGTTGTAGTAATAATTGATAGTATCATAGAAGATATAGCTGTAAATAACTGTATTTTATATGTTAATAAGTGCTGTAGATATCTTACCATATATAGCGATAGACCGTAGTAATTAGTAGCAGGAAATCAGGGATAGAGATTGGAGCTGTTACTAGCATACAATCAGGCATATATTTAGGGATATTACTAGCACACAATAAGGCATATGTTTAGGGATATGATATAGCTGTTAGTCACAATAATACAGCTGTTAGTcacaatattaggcttgtattaTGGAACAATATTCTATTTAATGAAAGGTACTCTCACAATGAGAAGGATTCAGCAAAAttgacatggtatcggagccaggtttcTGAACTACTTTGCTCTCTGATTCTTTGGTTTTCTTGGCCTTTTCTTGTGTTTAGTCCTTGATATCTAGGTCTCTTGGATTTTGGCTTGTCTAGGCTTGCTGTTGGAACGATCCTTATCTTTCTGTTCAACAACTCTTTGATTTTCAGATCTGCTGCAATTTGTTTTCTTGGTACTCTTGGTTCTTTGGTTTTCTGGTTTTCTGGGTGCTGGCATAATTCCAAGCTTGCGTTATTCTTATGTTGTCAAATCATTGTTTCATCATGTCTACAAGCAACAATGATTCGTTCAATATTCGATTCGCTGGTAAGAACTATTCCTCCTGGGAATTTCAGTTTCAATTATTTGTCACAGGGAAGGACTTATGGGGTCTAATAGATGGAAGTGATCCAGCCCCTACAGATCCTACAAAGTTGGCTTCATGGAATGTCAAAAATGCTCGTGTGATGACATGGATGTTAGGGTCTGTTGATCCTCTTATTGTCCTCAATTTGAGGCCATATAAAACTGCGAAATCCATGTGGGAATATTTAAAAAAGGTTTATCATCAGGACAATTCAACTAGACGTTTTCAATTGGAGTATGAGATTGCTTGTTACTCTCATGACAATCTCTCCATTcaagatttcttctctggtttccaGAATTTGTGGGCAGAGTTTACTGACATTGTTTATGCTACAATACCCGCTGCATCTCTCTCTGATGTTCAAAAAGTTCATGAGCAAAGTAAGGGAGCTCAATTTTTAATGAAGTTGCGATCCGAATATGAGGCCattcgctccaatttgatgaatCGTGACCCTCCTCCATCCTTAGATGTTTGCTTTGGAGAATTACTTCGTGAAGAGCAACGTCTTCTCACACAGGCCACTCTTGAGCAGGGGAGGTTGGGTACTAATGCTGTTACGGTTGCTTATGCGACTCAAGAGAAAGGCAAAAATAGAGATATACGGAAAGTGCAGTGTTACAGTTGCAAAGAATATGGACATATTGCTCTCAATTGTAAAAAGCGATTCTGCAATTATTGTAAACAACAAGGGCACATCATCAAAGAGTGTCCTACTCGTCCTCAAAAGCGCCAAGTCAATGCCTTTCAAGCTGTAGTTGGCACTCTGCCTGATGGACAATCTCCAGAAGGGGCCAACTATCAATTTATTGCTCCAACAGTGTCTACAAGCACTCCTACGGGTGCTG
This genomic interval carries:
- the LOC120007467 gene encoding uncharacterized protein LOC120007467 isoform X1, which produces MLSNHCFIMSTSNNDSFNIRFAGKNYSSWEFQFQLFVTGKDLWGLIDGSDPAPTDPTKLASWNVKNARVMTWMLGSVDPLIVLNLRPYKTAKSMWEYLKKVYHQDNSTRRFQLEYEIACYSHDNLSIQDFFSGFQNLWAEFTDIVYATIPAASLSDVQKVHEQSKGAQFLMKLRSEYEAIRSNLMNRDPPPSLDVCFGELLREEQRLLTQATLEQGRLGTNAVTVAYATQEKGKNRDIRKVQCYSCKEYGHIALNCKKRFCNYCKQQGHIIKECPTRPQKRQVNAFQAVVGTLPDGQSPEGANYQFIAPTVSTSTPTGAGPTVLTADMVQQMIVSAFSALGLQGKGSGDGDVNREGA
- the LOC120007467 gene encoding uncharacterized protein LOC120007467 isoform X2 — encoded protein: MSTSNNDSFNIRFAGKNYSSWEFQFQLFVTGKDLWGLIDGSDPAPTDPTKLASWNVKNARVMTWMLGSVDPLIVLNLRPYKTAKSMWEYLKKVYHQDNSTRRFQLEYEIACYSHDNLSIQDFFSGFQNLWAEFTDIVYATIPAASLSDVQKVHEQSKGAQFLMKLRSEYEAIRSNLMNRDPPPSLDVCFGELLREEQRLLTQATLEQGRLGTNAVTVAYATQEKGKNRDIRKVQCYSCKEYGHIALNCKKRFCNYCKQQGHIIKECPTRPQKRQVNAFQAVVGTLPDGQSPEGANYQFIAPTVSTSTPTGAGPTVLTADMVQQMIVSAFSALGLQGSGDGDVNREGA